The nucleotide window GTTTGACAGGCTTCACCTGGGGCACAAAGCACTGTTGAGGAAGGCCTTCGAAGTTGGGAAGATAGTTTACATTGGCCTAACATCCGATGATATGGTAAAGAACAAGCCCTATGCCGAGAAGATTCTTCCCTATGAAAGGAGGCTCAAGGACTTAATCGAGTTCTTGGAGGTGAACAATTTTAGAAGGTACAGGATAATAAAGATAAACAACGCGATAGGCTTCACGACTAGGATAAGATCGCTTGAGGCTATAGTCGTTAGTGAGGAAACGTACAAAGGAGCACTATTGGTCAATAGGGCAAGAGAAGAAGTTGGCCTAAGACCCCTCGAGATAATAGTCATTCCGATTATCAAGAGCAAGTTAGGGGATAAGATAAGTTCCTCCTTGATCAGGGCCGGCCTTATAGACCCTTTCGGGAACCCAATAAAAAGAGAGTAAAATATTTAACCCAGTTAAGTAATTTGCTATTTAAAACTTAAAGTTTATAAAGTCACAAGTAAAGTTAGCGTCGTATGGTTTCGATGGATGTTAAAAGAGAGCTCTTCAAGAAGATATTGGAGAATATTCCCAGGATAAGGGAGGTTATAAGTTATGGTATTCCTCACCTTATTGGGGAGATTACTGAAGATGACGTTTGCCTCGATGTTTTAACTTACGAGGGTAGGGAAGTTGAAATCGTGATAAAAGAAAGCTCAAGGACATGCTTCATAATCCCGATAAGAGGGGAAGAAGATCTGAAGGCATACAGATTATTCGCAAGGATAATAAGTCATATTCAGGAGGACAAAAGGAAATTAAACCCAGGAATGAAAATTAAAGGAGACATACTAGGCACATTAAAGAAATTTGGACATGAGATTCTGTGGATGAGCGACTGGCAAGGAAGTGTAGAGCTGATAACAATTTGTAAGGGGAAGAGATACAGGCTTCTACTTAGAAGGGATAACATCGACGAATACACCTTAACATCAATTCTAGAGCTTTAGTCACCACTTCTTGCATTTAATGTCGAGGCAGATTTCAATGTCCCTGCCCTTGTCCCTGATTATTACAACGGGTGCCCCATTGCAGCAGGTCTTATTCGTCGGTATTATCTCCCCCCTCTGAAGGATTGGGTAGGTAACATCGCATTTCGGCCAGTTCGAGCAACCAACGAACCTCTTTCCAGTCTTCTTGTTGTACTTCACTATTAAATCCCCACCGCATTTCGGACATTTTCCGACAACTATGGGTTTCTCTTCCTTTATCTCATCCTTCACGTCACCAACGACTATTCTGGCGAGCTCCAATCCTATCTCAAGTTCCCTCTTTTTGAATTCCTCAAGTATCTTCGTCAACTTAACTTTCGCCTCTTCTATCACCTCTTCCTTGGTTAATTTCCCCTGCATTATTAGGTCCATCTTCCTCTCGAATTCCCTCGTTAACTCAACGCTTATTATCTCGGGAACGTACTTTTCTAAAGTCTCTATAACCTTCATCCCCAGAGGAGTCACCTTTATGCTCTTCTTCCCCTCTATATAGCCTCTTTGATACAGGGTTTCCAAGATTTGCGCTCTAGTAGCTTTAGTCCCAATTCCCAAGTCCTCCATCTTCTTTATAACCGCCGCTGGAGAATACCTAGCCGGAGGCTTCGTCTTTTTCTTCTCCCTCCTAACCTGGAGAACCCTAACCCTCTCCCCAATGAAGAACTCAGGAAGAGTTACCTCGTCAAACTTTATGTACTTTCCGTAAACGCTAAGCCACCCCTGCTTTACCGTTCTTGCCCCAGAGAGCATGAATTTGTGAGGACCGGCAAGTATCGTCACCTTGACGCTTTCCCTCACAGCGGGCTCCATGAACAAGGCCAAGAACCTTCTAACTATCATATCGTAGAGCTTTTCTTCATCTTTACTTAGATCGCCAGGCCCAGGAATCTCTCCGGTTGGATATATAGCGGGATGAGCAGGATCTTCCTTTTTACCTTCAACCGGCTTTAATTCTGGCATGCCGAGTAGGAGATGAGCGTAAGGTCTATACTGGGGCATTCTAGAGATGTTTTGGATTATCAACCTAAAGTTCAAGTTCTTTGGCAGTTTTTGACTTTCAGTCCTAGGATAGCTTGTGAAACCCTTTTCATATAGGCTTTGAGCTATATCCAGGGTTTTCTTTGGGCTAAAACCAAAGGCAGAATAGGCTTCCCTCTGTAGAGTCCCAAGGTCAAACGGAACTGGAGGATTCCTTTTCTGTCTTTTAACCTCGATGTTTGATACCCTCGCTTTGCTCTTCTTTACCTCTGTGACTATCTTCTTGGCCTCCTCCTCACTCCAGATCTTGTCTTTTTCATAATTTGCCACGAGTTTTTGACCGTTCTTTTCAATCACAAGCTTTATAACCCAGTATGGCTTTGGAACGAAGCTCTGTATTTCTCTCTCTCTTTCAACTAGAAACTTTAACGTTGGCCCTTGGACCCTTCCAGTGCTAAGCACCACCCACTTTCCGGAGGCCCTCTTTATTGCGTGAGTCAAAGCCCTAGATAAATTAACTCCCCAGTACCAGTCAAGCACGTGGCGGGCTATACCTGCGTTTGCCATCCCAAAGTTTATCGTCGGCTCGAGATTGCGCCAAGCGTTCAAGAGGTCTCTCTTTGTCAAAGCTGAGAATTTCATCCTCTTAGCTCTAGACGGATCTACACCGCATGCGTACTTTAAAGCTGTGTATCCGATGACCTCACCTTCTGTATCGTAGTCACAGGCCACTATGAACTCTTTAACCCTCTTAGCCAGGACTGAAAGTGCCTTTATGTAATCCTTGGCATAGTCTTTATTCTTCTCAGCTATGTAAACCGGGACCCACTCAATATCGAATATAGGATAACCAAAGAAATCCTGCTTTGGTGCTAAACCGTAAAGATGACCAACCGCAGAGGCAACTATCAGCTTTTTACCATCCCTAAAGACCTCGTAGTAGGGAACCCCGAATATGGTCTTCCTTATGGGCCTCCTCTCCGAGAGGGCACCTGCTATCTTCCTGGCAACGTTCGGCTTTTCTGCTATCACTAGGATCATTGCCTCTCCTCCTCTGCTTTCCTTATCAGCTCCTTAACCCTCTCAATCCTGTACTCCTCTATTACCCTCAAGACGCTCTCAAGTTCCTTTCTCCTCTCCTCCTCTTCGAATTCTTTAATTTTCCTCTCGATCGCCTTCTTTAGTTCCTCCCTTTTAACCACGACGAATTCATCCAACTTAATGACCTGGACGTCTTCACCTTCTATCAGGATTGGAATTTTCTTCTTTAGTAACTCCTGGGCAACTATCGCTGGAACCTGCTTCTTAGAAACTAAAGCTTTTATCTTCTTCTCTATTAAATATTCGGCTATCCTCCTTCCTGCTCCCGCAGGATTCTCAACGTAAATAACGTCCCCTTTCTTTATTCCGATTTCCTCCTCCAACTCTTCAATGTCCCTCCATGTTAAGCTCTTAAGGACTTTGAGAGGCATGACTTTTCCACTGAGCTCGAGCCTCCTCATCTTCTTCGTCTGTGCCAATTTCCTTGCAAGAATGTCAACCTTCCTTTTCTCTTCCCTGAGCTTCTTCTCGAGGAGGGCTATCCTCTCGTCTCTAGCCCTTATTTCCCTCTCCTTTAGAACTTTCAATCTAACGTTCTCGTCGAACTCTTCAAGCTTCCTCTCCAGCTTTTCAATGATTTTTCTCTGCTCTTCTATTATCGCCCTCAACTCGGCGTTCTCCCTCTCAAGCTCCTTAACAGTCTTTTCTAACTCCTCTATTCTTCTGATGTATTGCTCAACGTCAACCTCTTCCCTTCTTTCCGTTACTTTCTCTTCTCTTGGCTTCTCTTTAGCTTTTATCTTCATTATTGCCTCTCCAAGGCTGTAACCTGCTAAAATTAGAGCCTTAATTTCGTTTCTCTTCTTCCACAAGCCGTACTCCTTAAGCTTAGCCTCTACGTGCTCAAGCTTTGGCTTGTACCTCAGATATGCCTTGTAAGCTGCGGCCAACGCATCTCTCTGGTGATCATCGCTAACGCTAATTCCAAGATTTCTTAGGAGCTCGTTCTTTTCCTCGACCTTTAGGCTTTCCCTGGGAACAAACAGTTGAGCTTTGAATGACCTTGCTATCTTTTCCACAAGGCCAGGAGCCGGAGAAACGTCAGTAGCAACTATAATCGGATGTCCAAGCTCGCTTATGAACCTAACTATCTCACTCAAGGCCATGTTCTTTTCGCTGTAAACTGCAATTACATTACCGTCCAAATCTATTGCAGCAATTCCAACCGTTATTCCTGGGTCAAGGCCAACTATTATGCTCTTCCTCTCTTTTATCGCCTTCTCAGCCTTAAGAGGAACGAATTCTAGAACTTTTCTCTCAACCGGCTGAATCCTTATCTCAACGTCCCCCCCTCTCATTGGTTTTACTAGGCCTGCAAGTTCCTCTCTGCTTGCGTAAACCCTAAACTCTCCCCTTGATACCCCATAATCCCTCTCTTCTATTTCTAAGTCGAAGGGTATGTCTGCCCTCTTTAATGCCTCTTCTATCTGCCTAACCTTAGCCTGGATTAGGCTATGCACCCTCCTTCTATATCTATCTTGACTCCATCCTCCCTTCCCTTGACTTCTCCCCCTAGTTACTGTTATTAGAACCTCGTCTTCAAAGGCTAGAACTTCGTAGCCTACACCTTTTGCCGCTAAAAGGGCAGAAACCTTAGCTTCCTCATATGGATCAAACTTGTCAGTTATCCTTATGTTGTGCTCCTTAGCTAAACTCCACAATGACCTTTGCTCCCCAGGCCTGCCTGTAACTTGGACTAGCTTAGTTCCCTCTGGAAGTGCCCTTAAGAACTTCTTCAAGTCATCTCCAAGCTCGGTTACGCTATCGATGGCCACTATATCCGGCCTCTTTGAGTTGATGAATCGGAGAAGCCTATACAGGGTAAATTCTCCCTTTCTCTCAATTTTCCCGTTGAACCATGTTACCACGGCAAATTTTTTTGGATTCTCACTAATTATGTCTATTCCTATAATTAGGATGCCTCACCACCTCTCTCAATAGCAGGTCTTCTCTGAGATATATTAAATCTGTTGGAGAAAACATTGGCGGGCCGGGCGGGATTTGAACCCGCGACCACCGGGTTAAAAGCCCGGTGCTCTGACCAGGCTGAGCTACCGGCCCACCCAGAAGTTTAACTGAACAGAAGTTTTATAAGCTTTTTTGTGGACATTAAGGGTGATAGCCCACATGAACCCAGGAACCTTCAGGGATGTGGGGGTGACATAATTGGAAGTAATCATTGATAAGTTCAAGCCAAAGGTTACAAGACCCTTTAAGAGAAAGAACGAATGGTGGGTCAAGTTAATTACAGAGGACGGGGAGTACATAATGAAGTTCAAGAGCCCCATTGAGGCAGAGGACGTTGTTTATGGCTTATTGGATCTCCAGGTTTATGGAGGAAAGGTAAAGCTTAAGCTTAGGGAAGGAAATGTTATTGAGGATATAGAAGTGTTGGAGGTTTATAAGCCATCTGCAGAGGAGCTAGTCGATGAATATTTGACGAAATAAGGTACCTTGACCCTTCTAAAAACAATTTTCCCTAAAGTATTTATACTCTCAAGTTGTATATTGATTTGTGAGAGTGACAAACCCCGGAGGGAGAACGGAGAATGTCAAGGAAAAACAAGGCCTTGCTTGAGATAGCCAAGGACATTGGTGGAGATGAGGCCGTAGAGATAGTCAAAGCCCTAGAAAAGAAAGGAGAAGCAACGGACGAAGAGTTAGCTGAGATAACTGGAATAAGGGTAAACACGGTTAGAAAAATTCTGTACGCTTTATACGATGAAAAGTTGGCAGATTTTAAGAGAATAAAGGATGAAGAAACAGGATGGTATTACTATTACTGGCATTTAGAAACGAAGAGACTACCTGAAATAATAAGGGCCCGAAAGCTTAGGGAATTAGAGAGGCTAAAGAAGATGCTCCAAGAGGAAACTAGTGAGGTTTACTATCACTGTGGCAACCCTGAGCATCCAAAGTTAACGTTTGATGAAGCGTTTGAATACGGGTTCACTTGCCCAATCTGCGGTGAAATACTTCAAGAATACGACAACTCAGCTGTAATCGAGGAACTCAAGAAGAGGATTGAGGAACTTGAGATAGAGCTTGGACTAAGACCCTCGCCTAAAAA belongs to Pyrococcus abyssi GE5 and includes:
- the coaD gene encoding phosphopantetheine adenylyltransferase, which translates into the protein MKFKKVVVGGTFDRLHLGHKALLRKAFEVGKIVYIGLTSDDMVKNKPYAEKILPYERRLKDLIEFLEVNNFRRYRIIKINNAIGFTTRIRSLEAIVVSEETYKGALLVNRAREEVGLRPLEIIVIPIIKSKLGDKISSSLIRAGLIDPFGNPIKRE
- the topA gene encoding DNA topoisomerase I translates to MILVIAEKPNVARKIAGALSERRPIRKTIFGVPYYEVFRDGKKLIVASAVGHLYGLAPKQDFFGYPIFDIEWVPVYIAEKNKDYAKDYIKALSVLAKRVKEFIVACDYDTEGEVIGYTALKYACGVDPSRAKRMKFSALTKRDLLNAWRNLEPTINFGMANAGIARHVLDWYWGVNLSRALTHAIKRASGKWVVLSTGRVQGPTLKFLVEREREIQSFVPKPYWVIKLVIEKNGQKLVANYEKDKIWSEEEAKKIVTEVKKSKARVSNIEVKRQKRNPPVPFDLGTLQREAYSAFGFSPKKTLDIAQSLYEKGFTSYPRTESQKLPKNLNFRLIIQNISRMPQYRPYAHLLLGMPELKPVEGKKEDPAHPAIYPTGEIPGPGDLSKDEEKLYDMIVRRFLALFMEPAVRESVKVTILAGPHKFMLSGARTVKQGWLSVYGKYIKFDEVTLPEFFIGERVRVLQVRREKKKTKPPARYSPAAVIKKMEDLGIGTKATRAQILETLYQRGYIEGKKSIKVTPLGMKVIETLEKYVPEIISVELTREFERKMDLIMQGKLTKEEVIEEAKVKLTKILEEFKKRELEIGLELARIVVGDVKDEIKEEKPIVVGKCPKCGGDLIVKYNKKTGKRFVGCSNWPKCDVTYPILQRGEIIPTNKTCCNGAPVVIIRDKGRDIEICLDIKCKKW
- a CDS encoding DUF460 domain-containing protein, whose amino-acid sequence is MVTWFNGKIERKGEFTLYRLLRFINSKRPDIVAIDSVTELGDDLKKFLRALPEGTKLVQVTGRPGEQRSLWSLAKEHNIRITDKFDPYEEAKVSALLAAKGVGYEVLAFEDEVLITVTRGRSQGKGGWSQDRYRRRVHSLIQAKVRQIEEALKRADIPFDLEIEERDYGVSRGEFRVYASREELAGLVKPMRGGDVEIRIQPVERKVLEFVPLKAEKAIKERKSIIVGLDPGITVGIAAIDLDGNVIAVYSEKNMALSEIVRFISELGHPIIVATDVSPAPGLVEKIARSFKAQLFVPRESLKVEEKNELLRNLGISVSDDHQRDALAAAYKAYLRYKPKLEHVEAKLKEYGLWKKRNEIKALILAGYSLGEAIMKIKAKEKPREEKVTERREEVDVEQYIRRIEELEKTVKELERENAELRAIIEEQRKIIEKLERKLEEFDENVRLKVLKEREIRARDERIALLEKKLREEKRKVDILARKLAQTKKMRRLELSGKVMPLKVLKSLTWRDIEELEEEIGIKKGDVIYVENPAGAGRRIAEYLIEKKIKALVSKKQVPAIVAQELLKKKIPILIEGEDVQVIKLDEFVVVKREELKKAIERKIKEFEEEERRKELESVLRVIEEYRIERVKELIRKAEEERQ
- the tfe gene encoding transcription factor E, which translates into the protein MSRKNKALLEIAKDIGGDEAVEIVKALEKKGEATDEELAEITGIRVNTVRKILYALYDEKLADFKRIKDEETGWYYYYWHLETKRLPEIIRARKLRELERLKKMLQEETSEVYYHCGNPEHPKLTFDEAFEYGFTCPICGEILQEYDNSAVIEELKKRIEELEIELGLRPSPKKEKKKTRAKAKRKTRKK